A window of Panicum virgatum strain AP13 chromosome 8K, P.virgatum_v5, whole genome shotgun sequence contains these coding sequences:
- the LOC120645467 gene encoding uncharacterized protein LOC120645467 produces MATERGLSWSGRGGSCCPPRFERRLDGRLICLLNDLPVLLAYFKKRSLSAEAHAEGGGRPDPRGFPGEARPHLLRLGASSPPAPERREASAPPPRHLQHLLRFPAPPLHLLSSTRLGATAPPPPVSPVQTLPLQLPVGDAPPPPHPSASDLRRRRHLGCHLHSHHGASTSSSSSSYRTEQGRPWRERERDVVGAAQGMPKTIKHVRRLLGSNQSSSSIYVQSNKANSFFSREILPSQGKLFIENDAVAALASGTMGKLHGCMLIARTGTIAYGFTSDGREALVAGAGPVLDDWGRWTYEDQSWTRIADLQL; encoded by the exons ATGGCCACAG AGCGGGGGCTCAGTTGGTCAGGTAGGGGGGGCTCATGCTGCCCGCCGCGGTTCGAGCGTCGGCTCGACGGGCGCCTCATCTGCTTGTTAAATGATCTGCCAGTACTCCTGGCTTACTTCAAAAAAAGAAGTTTGTCTGCAGAAGCCCACGCCGAGGGGGGTGGGCGACCGGACCCTCGCGGTTTCCCCGGGGAGGCTCGTCCCCACCTCTTGCGTCTGGGCGCGTCGTCCCCGCCCGCTCCCGAGCGACGCGAGGcgagcgctccgccgccgcgccacctgcAGCACCTGCTCCGcttccctgcgccgccgctccacctccTCTCCTCGACTCGGCTCGGCGCTACCGCTCCGCCCCCGCCCGTCAGCCCCGTCCAGACGCTACCCCTGCAGCTCCCCGTTGGTGATGCCCCTCCGCCTCCGCACCCCTCGGCGTCCGAtctgcgacgccgccgccacctcggctGCCACCTCCACAGCCACCACGGTGCCTCcacttcatcttcctcctcgtcaTAT AGGACAGAGCAAGGGAGAccctggagagagagagagagagatgtcgTAGGCGCTGCTCAAGGCATGCCGAAGACAATCAAACATGTGCGCCGTCTGCTTGGCTCAAATCAATCCAGCTCCAGCATTTATGTCCAGTCTAACAAAGCTAATTCG TTTTTTTCCAGGGAGATTTTGCCAAGCCAAGGCAAGCTATTTATCGAGAACGACGCGGTGGCAGCATTAGCAAGTGGAACTATGGGCAAGCTCCACGGGTGCATGCTGATCGCAAGGACAGGGACGATAGCTTATGGGTTCACCAGTGATGGCAGGGAAGCCCTAGTAGCAGGTGCAGGGCCGGTTCTAGATGACTGGGGCAG ATGGACATACGAAGACCAATCGTGGACTCGCATTGCTGACCTTCAGTTGTGA
- the LOC120643982 gene encoding uncharacterized protein LOC120643982, which yields MAAITTTAAAASSSFLRRRPGAAHHPLAASLRACHHRYRLACRAAEVSGAEPSAAPAAAAEAPGGGGASWVPVVPLVALPRGERRVIVQDGEEILLLWYKDQVFAIENRSPAEGAYTEGLLNAKLTQDGCIVCPSTDSTFDLRTGEIKEWYPKNPVLRALTPALRKLFTYRVKTDDENIYISISGADSTGSAEIIFSGKAQPGVTASDVNVEEVRMIVDEDVGGFGFTSANELINGKAAIIGFLLLIDFELLTGKGLLKGTGFLDFIYAVSGAFN from the exons ATGGCGGCCATCACCACCACAGCCGCGGCCGCCTCGTCCTCCttcctccggcgccgccccggcgccgcccaccacccgctcgccgcctccctccgtGCGTGCCACCACCGCTACAGGctcgcctgccgcgccgccgaggtgTCCGGGGCCgagccctccgccgcgccggccgcggcagcggaggcgcctgGAGGGGGAGGCGCGTCGTGGGTGCCGGTCGTGCCGCTGGTGGCGCTGCCGCGCGGGGAGCGCCGCGTGATCGTGCAGGACGGGGAGGAGATCCTGCTGCTCTGGTACAAGGACCAGGTCTTCGCCATCGAGAACCGCTCGCCGGCCGAGGGCGCCTACACCGAGGGCCTCCTCAACGCCAAGCTCACGCAG GATGGCTGCATTGTTTGCCCATCAACAGACAGTACATTTGATCTTCGCACTGGGGAAATAAAGGAATGGTATCCCAAAAACCCTGTTCTCAGGGCTCTTACACCTGCTTTAAGGAAACTATTCACTTACCGTGTGAAAACAGACGATGAAAACATCTACATCAGCATCAGTGGGGCTGACAGCACAGGGTCTGCTGAGATTATATTCAGTGGGAAAGCTCAACCTGGGGTTACTGCATCAGATGTCAATGTGGAAGAg GTGAGAATGATAGTTGATGAGGATGTTGGAGGATTCGGTTTCACCAGCGCCAATGAACTTATCAACGGAAAAGCTGCTATAATCGGCTTTCTCTTATTGATAGATTTTGAACTTTTAACTGGCAAGGGTCTTCTCAAGGGAACTGGTTTCTTGGACTTCATCTATGCAGTATCAGGAGCTTTCAACTGA